From the Danio aesculapii chromosome 9, fDanAes4.1, whole genome shotgun sequence genome, one window contains:
- the jam2b gene encoding junctional adhesion molecule 2b isoform X1, which produces MKTRQPLTFFALLVLIYIPSSDSVTVTTSKAKVDVHENTNAVLSCEFKTEKETNPRVEWKKRGKDVSYVYFEGDFTGSYKGRASIDGATLTLRGVTQKDSGVYHCEVTARQDKIKLGEVSVTLSVLVPPHAPTCEVPEAVMRGFSAELHCKDKLSVPAATYSWYKDNKPLNTANPQDVHYTLDTKTGSLKFKSVSKSDEGQYRCEASNGVGAPKSCAGHHMKITEFELNMTMIIAIEVGAFLLLVSCCVSICLCCRRGCCRCCCRQSKGETKQRTKTSYNQPTDPRRYKHTQSFVL; this is translated from the exons ATGAAAACAAGACAACCACTAACCTTTTTCGCTCTTCTCgtgctgatttaca TTCCAAGCTCAGATTCTGTTACGGTGACGACAAGCAAAGCAAAAGTGGAtgtgcatgaaaacacaa ATGCTGTCCTGTCCTGTGAGTTCAagacagaaaaagaaacaaaccCACGTGTCGAATGGAAGAAGAGAGGGAAAGATGTTTCATATGTTTATTTCGAAGGGGATTTTACAG GCTCATATAAAGGGCGTGCGTCCATCGACGGAGCGACTCTGACCCTCCGTGGTGTCACACAGAAAGATTCGGGAGTGTATCATTGTGAAGTCACAGCCCGTCAGGACAAAATCAAGCTTGGGGAGGTCTCTGTCACCCTCAGTGTGCTTG TGCCGCCCCATGCGCCAACCTGTGAGGTCCCGGAAGCAGTCATGAGAGGATTTTCTGCTGAACTCCACTGTAAAGACAAGCTGAGTGTTCCTGCTGCCACCTACAGCTGGTACAAAGACAACAAACCACTCAACACTGCCAACCCTCAAGATGTCCACTACACCCTGGACACAAAAACCGGGAGTCTG AAATTTAAGTCAGTGTCTAAATCTGACGAGGGTCAGTATCGATGTGAGGCCTCCAATGGTGTGGGAGCACCCAAAAGCTGTGCAGGCCATCATATGAAGATAACTGAAT TTGAgctgaacatgacaatgattaTTGCAATAGAAGTGGGAGCGTTCCTGCTGCTGGTGTCCTGCTGTGTGTCCATCTGTCTGTGCTGCAGACGAGGCTGCTGTCGCTGCTGCTGCCGTC AGAGTAAAGGAGAGACAAAACAAAG AACAAAGACCAGCTATAACCAGCCAACAGAT CCGAGGCGATACAAACATACACAATCTTTTGTGCTGTGA
- the jam2b gene encoding junctional adhesion molecule 2b isoform X2, producing MKTRQPLTFFALLVLIYIPSSDSVTVTTSKAKVDVHENTNAVLSCEFKTEKETNPRVEWKKRGKDVSYVYFEGDFTGSYKGRASIDGATLTLRGVTQKDSGVYHCEVTARQDKIKLGEVSVTLSVLVPPHAPTCEVPEAVMRGFSAELHCKDKLSVPAATYSWYKDNKPLNTANPQDVHYTLDTKTGSLKFKSVSKSDEGQYRCEASNGVGAPKSCAGHHMKITEFELNMTMIIAIEVGAFLLLVSCCVSICLCCRRGCCRCCCRQSKGETKQSRTKTSYNQPTDPRRYKHTQSFVL from the exons ATGAAAACAAGACAACCACTAACCTTTTTCGCTCTTCTCgtgctgatttaca TTCCAAGCTCAGATTCTGTTACGGTGACGACAAGCAAAGCAAAAGTGGAtgtgcatgaaaacacaa ATGCTGTCCTGTCCTGTGAGTTCAagacagaaaaagaaacaaaccCACGTGTCGAATGGAAGAAGAGAGGGAAAGATGTTTCATATGTTTATTTCGAAGGGGATTTTACAG GCTCATATAAAGGGCGTGCGTCCATCGACGGAGCGACTCTGACCCTCCGTGGTGTCACACAGAAAGATTCGGGAGTGTATCATTGTGAAGTCACAGCCCGTCAGGACAAAATCAAGCTTGGGGAGGTCTCTGTCACCCTCAGTGTGCTTG TGCCGCCCCATGCGCCAACCTGTGAGGTCCCGGAAGCAGTCATGAGAGGATTTTCTGCTGAACTCCACTGTAAAGACAAGCTGAGTGTTCCTGCTGCCACCTACAGCTGGTACAAAGACAACAAACCACTCAACACTGCCAACCCTCAAGATGTCCACTACACCCTGGACACAAAAACCGGGAGTCTG AAATTTAAGTCAGTGTCTAAATCTGACGAGGGTCAGTATCGATGTGAGGCCTCCAATGGTGTGGGAGCACCCAAAAGCTGTGCAGGCCATCATATGAAGATAACTGAAT TTGAgctgaacatgacaatgattaTTGCAATAGAAGTGGGAGCGTTCCTGCTGCTGGTGTCCTGCTGTGTGTCCATCTGTCTGTGCTGCAGACGAGGCTGCTGTCGCTGCTGCTGCCGTC AGAGTAAAGGAGAGACAAAACAAAG caGAACAAAGACCAGCTATAACCAGCCAACAGAT CCGAGGCGATACAAACATACACAATCTTTTGTGCTGTGA